One Triticum dicoccoides isolate Atlit2015 ecotype Zavitan chromosome 5B, WEW_v2.0, whole genome shotgun sequence genomic window carries:
- the LOC119306980 gene encoding premnaspirodiene oxygenase-like, whose amino-acid sequence MAAAELPFYLLLLSLLIIVPLFCLAVSCSRRSGSGRRLPPSPWALPVIGHLHHLAGKLPHHALRDLARRHGPLMLLRFGEVPVVVASSPDAAREIMKTHDVTFATRHMGPLVRRVFKGAEGLVFAPYGDAWRQLRKICTVELLSIRSVHSFRPVREDEIGHLLRSVASEASAVNLSERIATFVADSSVRAIIGSRNANRDTFLRLLNEGLKTIPGMNLPDMFPSSRLAMRLSRMPSQIERRRGTILSFMDTIIQERQEKRAAAATGIEEEDLLDVLLRLQKDMDSQYPLTALNVKSVMIDLFVAGSETSSTMLQWAMAELMHNPTVLRKAQEEVRRELAGHDKVTEDGLTNLHYLRLVIKETLRLHPAAPLLLPRECRSPCEVLGFAVPKGAMVLVNAWAIGRDPKHWDAPEEFIPERFQQQGGRDFKGTDFEFLPFGAGRRMCPGMAFGLAPIELALAALLFHFDWELPGREAPEEMDMTEAAGITTRRRSDLLLIAVPRVPVPME is encoded by the exons ATGGCGGCGGCAGAGCTCCCGTTCTACCTGCTCCTCCTTTCTCTTCTAATCATAGTCCCGCTCTTCTGTTTGGCTGTGTCGTGCAGCAGGAGGTCCGGATCTGGCCGTCGGTTGCCCCCTTCGCCCTGGGCGCTGCCGGTGATCGGCCACCTCCACCACCTCGCGGGCAAGCTCCCGCACCACGCCCTACGGGACCTCGCGCGGCGCCACGGCCCGCTAATGCTGCTCCGGTTCGGCGAGGTACCCGTGGTGGTCGCCTCCTCTCCGGACGCCGCGCGGGAGATCATGAAGACCCACGACGTCACGTTCGCCACACGGCACATGGGGCCCCTGGTGCGCCGCGTCTTCAAGGGCGCCGAGGGCCTCGTCTTCGCGCCCTACGGCGACGCGTGGCGCCAGCTCCGTAAGATCTGCACCGTCGAGCTTCTCAGTATCCGCAGCGTCCACTCCTTCCGCCCCGTCCGCGAGGACGAGATCGGACACCTCCTCCGCTCCGTCGCGTCAGAGGCGTCGGCGGTGAACCTGTCCGAGCGGATAGCGACGTTCGTGGCGGACTCATCAGTGCGCGCCATCATCGGCAGCCGGAACGCGAACCGGGACACGTTTCTGAGGCTGCTGAACGAGGGGCTCAAGACCATTCCCGGGATGAATCTGCCGGACATGTTCCCTTCCTCTCGCCTCGCCATGCGCCTCAGCCGCATGCCCAGCCAGATCGAACGTCGCCGTGGCACCATCCTCAGTTTCATGGACACTATCATCCAGGAGCGCCAGGAGAAAAGAGCCGCTGCCGCCACCGGCATCGAAGAAGAAGACTTGCTTGACGTGCTCCTGAGGCTCCAGAAAGACATGGACTCGCAGTATCCCCTCACTGCCTTGAACGTCAAATCCGTTATGATC GACTTGTTTGTTGCTGGCAGCGAGACCTCGTCCACAATGTTGCAGTGGGCCATGGCCGAGCTGATGCATAACCCGACGGTGCTTCGGAAGGCACAAGAGGAAGTCCGGAGAGAGCTCGCCGGCCACGACAAGGTGACGGAGGATGGCCTGACAAACCTGCACTACCTGCGGCTCGTCATCAAGGAGACGCTCCGGCTGCACCCCGCGGCGCCGCTGCTCCTGCCGCGGGAGTGTCGCAGCCCGTGCGAGGTGCTCGGGTTCGCGGTGCCCAAGGGGGCGATGGTCCTAGTGAACGCATGGGCGATCGGCAGGGACCCCAAGCACTGGGACGCGCCGGAGGAGTTCATACCAGAGAGGTTCCAGCAACAAGGTGGCAGGGACTTCAAGGGGACGGACTTTGAGTTTCTGCCCTTCGGCGCCGGCAGGAGGATGTGCCCAGGCATGGCGTTCGGTCTGGCGCCCATCGAGCTCGCGCTCGCGGCCCTGCTGTTCCACTTCGACTGGGAGCTTCCAGGGCGTGAGGCACCCGAGGAGATGGACATGACCGAGGCGGCCGGGATCACTACGCGCCGGCGGTCTGACTTGTTGCTGATCGCCGTTCCCCGTGTCCCGGTGCCGATGGAGTAA